In Burkholderia gladioli, a genomic segment contains:
- a CDS encoding helix-turn-helix transcriptional regulator codes for MQSKNAYALQTPDGLPLDGFSRWESLRRFIPLSRETVRQRELEGRFPRASRLTQRCTVWPNREIHRWMADPLNYRSADPVRPATEGA; via the coding sequence ATGCAGAGCAAGAATGCGTATGCGCTACAAACCCCGGACGGACTGCCACTTGACGGCTTCTCGCGCTGGGAAAGTCTGCGTCGCTTCATCCCGTTGTCTCGCGAAACTGTCCGCCAACGCGAGCTGGAGGGCCGCTTTCCGCGCGCAAGTCGTCTGACGCAGCGTTGCACCGTCTGGCCGAATCGTGAGATCCATCGCTGGATGGCTGATCCGCTGAACTATCGTTCCGCTGACCCGGTCCGCCCAGCGACGGAGGGCGCGTAA
- a CDS encoding CHC2 zinc finger domain-containing protein has protein sequence MNWYDLDEVLSKAELPEVARRLGMDVEKIGANLVTLCPFHEDTRPSLVLYPRDSGSPSHYHCFSCNAHGYAVDLVKRVQGAEFKPAIEWLARSMGIAPKRTANARPDAERSTRDDALAFANRVFDQQHDEAGFVDWCRDRRFDRDFLYSLGLRCLPVSSILVRALKSESLGRQQELIDGLLTSGLLVRLRPEIKTNSQTSLNLSEQFRDYFHDGRVLIPIRSATNELIGFAGRHRPQSRLNNMAAHMVAKYLLTPGFSKGEVLFNAHQARQAMRATVQAGQSHPVLYVAEGFLDALRLQSLNLPAVAVMGSSLSEKQREGLVTLLEAANPPGGMHLSLRLFFDRDGPGFDGANRACRQLLGLPGVATEWIGFGDGDNMLTGKDPDEILNSFDRDEAIAMLDQHALPAVGILVAAGIGYKDATPLLSNELWNGISRYPRERALLQAVRAVRALSGAVADWAQRLGALAEPRPQWVADLLALLRPQQPAGHAARQPIELTFLVEQEARFNHARMLAEHGSRRGELPCDDETWRVLDRNAQLFNILAEDRLKQPAWRPAALCDAVHLPRKLSGDDKVLGDPRCKVMPHPADLHLQQFLMNELLTERHDFSHEGPRSFSDCIPAVRWFASEGEVRLTGYVGERELSPALRDDERGPYEEPVLSFAYQIDMDVLEGRRKPSDQGMFRPYIECWRGYMASLGRQARAIGPHVHVLRLDAKRYYDSIQRYVVRDRLQAPVEQALTISGAKDISKLLDLPAHDAKDAAKHLVDLLCGSLFEHRYRHPDDGSEHSSAEVIGIPQGPVISAWIGTIAMFPLDAAARSFMRQPDQRHPNDPERPRVGYARYVDDIVLLADSETRLNAMREAVQNAASHLALTLVRKGEAVAPGSPEWVMQQLNNGRALAPSVPAWEPPLVGDGETGWGMGTDDVGSMDRQSALHLLRHPNLLDDPVTVHEKVRDAMRAPDLRPSDLGKCARALWWQVAMQSIEHPEVPNVDAWKVIWNAYRQRWENVCAGHAWASGFHRQGYDILFAIEGLDMLMDSGPSMQKGRTQEWIDLHRKALDALAKTILEKDDLLQGITLTRNRTHIQNRARKVQWKALQRVPNIKPKLHVDSQKSINPTLTDWLCLAAILLNRYDANVEPKSHPLDLLPIDFNPMESDGPREIRIACAYIRPPAANREMMVGSLDAEGSRIALQFLVANTAGPPRFSRWDVLKLYRELIGNGLDSSQEIAVLPPLPVADAGMLGYIPNMDTSDIRLFAFTSQPDAKLATRLVGATLTDAHAHSVPSMVLSWQGPVDLAHGLHRFQGEQPIRLVFDTLHPANRARFAADLYEVLHVIQRQDAGAGNEWVIVMAHLAHEPTADMTPAVNEVSACKWYLVSSPVASDHLGVSAWVRDGRGGLRSVSVPGGEYTKLWRLGCAVSDALNMAFDLSNEVSASDEDDALAHPHQIEEYVLRQQLSKLRGTWIADAQVQDKVGDGLPATVQRSLDILRRFDPSLDASEQVKVVLHTEAETRSMAMRLQRKGPSDLRDRLHLLPTLVLQRMPLSVLEWLPLQHDRASTSLRTDLALLLALADSLDGDYLDVRTDGPQDGTALGPGQALHIGVALAATGVALRGLVASAWGIARYRSPLSLPERLPIPVGWNLPDASRQNPQRDYDTVRNGLCDDDWAGLKEVTPWQWMLALLGILDSVAPQVLDASGDNPLGSVYEHLRKWQSASPEKVENRQWTWPYDDMPAYDADAWRSLLNVLASAIQQVDQYLGLVIRQVEAPSFRRHRDDNGFTDAESQQWTLTKLQYTGLGSADSVARMHRGNRRLATWTEVRRRADDELLSIHTLDDKLGRWWHNSPSPVPREVPPVQVIESPTAAPSMQKDGMGDSTAKTSDGGTQQDRAEDLRAPASNVDAIRKMVRESQRASWVERGKVKSPSHMRVALLQWRVDESYSHPLAEVGLLGMGMPERGRENLRKALVAQSSMAMADNAAVRGREHTWPTTAPESVPSWPEHRRRRLLKRALDACHLLNVELLVLPEVSVRRETVDWLEHELRRQYPGLAVLAGTYRHFGQSVGDRGDAAPAGGDVHHLMAPLTMLWRPDEKMSKALFTGLRNPPDTLRFWRGKKYRSVAANELFRPDWRTLQPLFRIDQLLDQLGELDLPSERQKELLRTVAEEMPSLRYCMELICSELFLLTSPANIAPLQKEMDAMMSRFPGGLGQNALEIVSEDFTAVGKALSVLQENRTSRRTVLLVPAATSRSNDYWHAGQASVLASGTATVFCNAAKSNIACGGSCFIGIDSATNRHGNYAGLIETLTPYHGWRRGILTARADGALSDADQALVVADIDPVHVVSGKPRPQLLPEPVVLVAYLPIVELLDSDVNKVNLHRVLVEDGPPQIDGAANANDVQAALAQVATASHPRKRVESLWKAFDDLRNSASSDGVELDNFAKLFADDKSVRERLRAWARDRHQQPHAAYGPLNLEPAWLDFLDVDLTLREGQSFPSIAVPPWHRDAASHSDVD, from the coding sequence ATGAACTGGTACGACCTTGACGAGGTCTTGTCAAAAGCCGAACTGCCCGAAGTCGCGCGTCGCCTCGGCATGGATGTTGAAAAGATCGGTGCGAACCTCGTCACCCTTTGCCCGTTCCACGAGGATACGCGGCCGTCGCTCGTACTATACCCACGCGACTCCGGTAGCCCATCGCACTACCACTGCTTTTCGTGTAACGCGCATGGTTATGCGGTGGATCTAGTCAAGCGGGTTCAGGGCGCAGAGTTCAAGCCGGCCATCGAGTGGCTCGCCCGCAGTATGGGCATTGCGCCTAAGCGTACTGCCAATGCACGCCCCGATGCCGAGAGGTCTACACGTGACGATGCCCTCGCCTTTGCAAATCGCGTCTTCGACCAGCAGCATGATGAAGCAGGCTTTGTCGACTGGTGCCGAGACAGGCGGTTTGATCGCGACTTCCTCTACAGTCTCGGCCTGCGCTGTCTGCCCGTCAGTTCGATTCTGGTCCGGGCCCTGAAGTCGGAGAGCCTTGGAAGGCAACAGGAACTAATTGATGGTCTCTTGACCTCCGGGTTACTAGTGCGGTTGCGGCCTGAGATAAAGACAAACTCTCAGACTTCACTAAACCTGAGCGAGCAATTCAGGGACTACTTTCACGATGGTCGTGTGCTGATTCCAATTCGCTCGGCAACGAACGAACTCATAGGCTTCGCTGGACGTCATAGGCCACAATCGAGACTGAACAACATGGCCGCCCACATGGTGGCCAAATATTTGCTAACGCCAGGCTTCAGCAAGGGTGAAGTCCTGTTTAACGCCCATCAAGCACGGCAGGCAATGCGAGCTACAGTTCAGGCCGGTCAGTCTCATCCGGTGCTGTACGTCGCTGAAGGCTTTCTGGACGCCTTGCGGCTCCAATCATTGAACCTGCCGGCGGTCGCCGTGATGGGATCCAGCCTGAGCGAAAAGCAACGCGAAGGACTCGTCACCCTCTTAGAAGCGGCAAACCCACCTGGTGGAATGCACCTGAGCTTGCGCCTGTTCTTCGATCGCGACGGGCCAGGTTTCGACGGCGCGAACCGTGCATGCCGTCAACTATTGGGTTTGCCCGGTGTGGCGACGGAGTGGATTGGCTTCGGGGACGGCGACAACATGTTGACCGGCAAAGATCCGGACGAAATCCTGAATTCGTTCGATCGTGACGAGGCGATTGCCATGCTCGATCAGCATGCGTTGCCTGCCGTAGGCATTCTGGTCGCCGCTGGCATAGGGTACAAGGACGCGACACCACTGCTCAGCAACGAGCTCTGGAATGGCATCTCACGCTACCCGCGGGAGCGAGCGCTATTACAAGCAGTTCGCGCGGTGCGAGCCCTCAGCGGCGCTGTAGCGGACTGGGCGCAGCGGCTCGGGGCTCTGGCCGAGCCGCGGCCTCAATGGGTCGCAGATCTTCTTGCACTTCTCAGGCCACAGCAACCGGCTGGTCATGCAGCACGGCAGCCTATCGAACTCACCTTTCTGGTGGAGCAAGAGGCCAGATTCAACCACGCTCGCATGCTGGCCGAGCACGGCTCACGCCGCGGCGAGCTACCCTGCGACGATGAGACTTGGCGCGTCTTGGATCGTAATGCCCAACTGTTCAACATCCTTGCAGAGGATCGCTTGAAACAACCGGCCTGGCGCCCGGCCGCTCTTTGCGACGCAGTGCATTTACCTCGAAAGCTGTCCGGTGATGACAAAGTGTTAGGCGATCCACGGTGCAAAGTTATGCCTCACCCGGCTGACCTGCACTTGCAGCAGTTCCTGATGAATGAACTGCTCACGGAACGACATGATTTCTCGCATGAAGGGCCACGAAGCTTCTCCGATTGCATTCCCGCAGTGCGCTGGTTCGCATCCGAAGGCGAAGTACGGCTTACCGGCTATGTAGGCGAAAGAGAGCTGAGTCCGGCATTACGTGACGACGAACGCGGCCCCTATGAGGAGCCCGTTCTGAGTTTTGCTTACCAAATCGACATGGACGTGCTGGAAGGTCGGCGTAAGCCGAGCGACCAAGGTATGTTTCGGCCTTACATCGAGTGCTGGCGCGGCTACATGGCGTCATTGGGACGACAGGCCCGAGCCATCGGCCCACATGTACACGTTTTGCGGCTGGACGCCAAACGATACTACGACTCTATCCAACGCTACGTCGTGCGCGACCGACTGCAAGCACCCGTTGAGCAAGCTCTTACGATCAGCGGGGCAAAGGACATTTCGAAGCTTCTGGATCTGCCAGCTCACGACGCGAAAGATGCGGCAAAACACCTGGTGGATCTCCTGTGCGGCAGCCTATTTGAACATCGCTACCGACACCCTGACGACGGAAGCGAACACTCTAGCGCCGAGGTTATTGGTATTCCGCAAGGCCCAGTCATTTCGGCGTGGATCGGTACGATCGCGATGTTTCCATTGGATGCCGCGGCCCGCTCTTTCATGCGCCAACCAGACCAACGCCATCCAAACGATCCTGAGCGGCCGCGTGTAGGGTATGCCCGTTATGTGGATGACATCGTCTTGTTGGCGGACTCGGAGACCCGTCTAAATGCAATGCGCGAAGCGGTGCAGAATGCGGCCTCGCATCTCGCGCTGACGCTCGTACGTAAAGGCGAAGCCGTAGCTCCAGGGTCGCCAGAATGGGTTATGCAGCAACTCAACAACGGACGGGCTTTAGCGCCATCGGTACCCGCCTGGGAGCCGCCCCTGGTTGGCGATGGCGAAACCGGCTGGGGCATGGGGACAGACGATGTCGGATCCATGGATCGCCAAAGCGCCCTGCACCTTTTGCGGCATCCCAACCTATTGGATGATCCTGTCACGGTTCATGAAAAGGTGCGCGATGCCATGCGAGCACCAGACCTGCGTCCGAGTGACCTAGGCAAGTGTGCTCGAGCGCTTTGGTGGCAAGTGGCCATGCAATCGATTGAGCATCCGGAAGTGCCGAATGTGGATGCATGGAAAGTCATCTGGAACGCCTACCGCCAACGTTGGGAAAATGTATGCGCCGGCCACGCGTGGGCATCCGGGTTTCACCGCCAAGGTTATGACATTCTGTTCGCGATAGAGGGACTGGATATGTTGATGGACTCTGGGCCATCGATGCAGAAGGGGCGCACTCAAGAATGGATCGACCTGCATCGCAAAGCACTCGATGCTTTGGCGAAAACCATCCTGGAGAAAGACGATTTACTGCAGGGAATCACGCTGACACGTAACCGTACTCATATCCAAAACCGGGCAAGGAAGGTGCAATGGAAGGCGCTGCAGCGCGTACCAAACATTAAACCCAAGCTTCATGTGGACTCTCAAAAATCCATCAACCCGACGTTGACGGACTGGTTGTGTCTGGCAGCGATCTTGCTCAATCGCTATGACGCAAACGTTGAGCCGAAGTCGCATCCCTTGGATCTGCTGCCGATTGATTTCAACCCAATGGAAAGCGATGGTCCGAGAGAGATCAGAATCGCGTGCGCGTATATCCGGCCTCCGGCAGCGAACCGGGAAATGATGGTCGGGAGTCTGGACGCCGAGGGCAGCAGAATCGCCTTGCAGTTTCTCGTGGCGAACACTGCGGGCCCCCCTAGATTTAGTCGCTGGGATGTACTCAAGCTATATCGGGAACTGATCGGCAACGGCCTCGACAGCTCGCAGGAAATCGCTGTCTTGCCACCACTGCCGGTGGCAGATGCTGGCATGTTGGGTTACATCCCGAACATGGACACCTCGGACATTCGGCTCTTTGCCTTCACGTCGCAACCCGACGCCAAATTGGCGACACGACTTGTCGGTGCCACGTTGACCGATGCGCACGCACATAGCGTCCCGTCGATGGTTCTAAGCTGGCAGGGGCCGGTCGACCTAGCGCACGGACTGCACAGATTCCAAGGCGAACAACCCATTCGACTCGTCTTCGATACGTTGCATCCTGCAAATCGCGCGCGGTTTGCGGCCGACCTTTACGAGGTATTGCATGTCATTCAACGTCAGGATGCTGGTGCCGGCAATGAATGGGTCATAGTCATGGCCCATTTGGCTCACGAGCCTACTGCTGATATGACTCCCGCTGTCAATGAGGTGAGCGCGTGTAAGTGGTATTTAGTGTCCAGCCCTGTCGCCAGCGATCATCTGGGCGTCAGCGCTTGGGTACGCGATGGCCGGGGAGGCTTGCGCAGCGTTAGCGTACCAGGCGGCGAATACACCAAGCTGTGGCGCTTGGGATGTGCGGTGAGTGACGCACTGAATATGGCGTTCGACCTCTCCAATGAGGTGAGTGCGAGCGACGAAGACGACGCGCTGGCGCATCCCCACCAGATCGAAGAATACGTGTTACGACAGCAACTGAGTAAGCTACGTGGCACCTGGATTGCCGACGCCCAGGTACAAGACAAAGTGGGCGATGGACTTCCCGCAACGGTCCAACGATCATTGGACATTCTGCGCCGGTTTGATCCGTCACTTGATGCGTCGGAACAGGTCAAAGTAGTTTTGCATACCGAAGCTGAAACACGCAGTATGGCTATGCGACTGCAGCGCAAGGGACCCAGCGATCTCCGGGATCGCTTGCACCTGTTACCGACTCTGGTACTGCAACGCATGCCGCTCAGTGTGCTGGAGTGGTTACCATTGCAGCATGATCGCGCCAGCACGTCCCTCCGAACCGATCTCGCCCTGCTGCTGGCGCTGGCCGATTCGTTGGATGGTGACTATCTAGACGTACGCACCGATGGCCCTCAAGATGGTACGGCGCTTGGCCCCGGCCAAGCTCTGCATATCGGCGTTGCGCTGGCCGCCACAGGAGTGGCGCTGCGCGGCTTGGTGGCCTCGGCCTGGGGCATAGCACGTTACCGCAGTCCTCTTTCTTTGCCCGAGCGCCTGCCAATACCCGTGGGTTGGAACTTGCCGGACGCTAGCCGACAAAACCCTCAACGAGACTACGATACCGTACGCAACGGCCTGTGCGACGACGATTGGGCAGGCCTTAAAGAAGTGACACCCTGGCAGTGGATGCTAGCGCTTCTGGGAATTCTCGATAGCGTGGCTCCACAGGTGCTAGATGCATCTGGCGACAACCCATTGGGCTCGGTATACGAGCATCTGCGGAAATGGCAGTCAGCGTCGCCGGAAAAGGTTGAGAACCGGCAATGGACATGGCCCTACGACGACATGCCGGCGTACGACGCCGATGCATGGCGTTCGCTACTGAATGTCCTAGCTAGCGCGATACAGCAGGTTGACCAGTACTTGGGGTTGGTAATTCGACAAGTAGAAGCTCCGTCCTTTCGGCGCCATCGGGACGATAACGGCTTCACCGACGCCGAGAGCCAGCAATGGACGCTGACCAAACTACAGTACACCGGGCTTGGCTCGGCAGATAGCGTGGCTCGCATGCACCGGGGCAACCGGCGGCTGGCAACGTGGACTGAAGTACGGAGGCGTGCCGACGACGAACTACTGTCAATTCACACACTAGATGACAAGCTCGGACGTTGGTGGCATAACTCCCCCTCCCCCGTACCCAGAGAAGTACCACCGGTACAGGTGATCGAATCGCCAACTGCAGCGCCGAGCATGCAGAAGGATGGAATGGGTGATTCGACCGCCAAGACCTCTGACGGCGGCACCCAGCAGGATCGTGCTGAGGATCTGCGCGCACCAGCCAGTAACGTAGATGCGATCCGCAAGATGGTCCGAGAATCGCAGCGCGCATCGTGGGTAGAGCGCGGCAAGGTGAAATCCCCATCTCACATGCGAGTCGCGCTGCTGCAGTGGCGTGTAGACGAGAGTTACAGCCATCCGCTGGCAGAGGTTGGCTTGCTCGGCATGGGTATGCCTGAACGGGGACGCGAAAATCTGCGGAAGGCACTGGTTGCGCAAAGTTCAATGGCTATGGCTGACAACGCTGCCGTGCGTGGCAGAGAGCACACCTGGCCGACGACCGCTCCCGAATCAGTACCAAGCTGGCCCGAGCACCGGCGGCGGAGACTGTTGAAGCGCGCTTTGGATGCCTGCCACCTCCTCAATGTGGAACTATTGGTACTCCCAGAAGTATCTGTCCGGCGCGAAACGGTCGACTGGCTGGAGCACGAGCTTCGTCGCCAGTATCCTGGCCTCGCGGTACTTGCAGGGACATACCGTCACTTTGGGCAGTCAGTCGGTGATCGGGGCGATGCCGCGCCAGCCGGAGGCGATGTTCATCACTTGATGGCACCGCTCACGATGCTGTGGCGCCCCGATGAGAAAATGTCAAAGGCCCTCTTTACTGGCCTTCGCAATCCACCAGATACGCTTCGATTCTGGCGAGGCAAGAAATACCGCTCTGTGGCTGCCAATGAATTGTTCCGGCCGGATTGGCGCACGTTGCAACCTCTGTTCAGAATCGACCAGTTGCTGGATCAACTTGGCGAGCTCGACCTACCATCGGAGCGCCAAAAAGAGCTGCTTAGAACGGTTGCCGAAGAGATGCCTTCACTGCGCTATTGCATGGAGTTGATCTGCTCCGAACTGTTCCTGCTCACCAGCCCGGCAAACATTGCGCCGCTGCAGAAAGAGATGGATGCGATGATGAGTCGCTTTCCTGGAGGACTCGGACAAAACGCCTTAGAAATCGTCTCGGAAGACTTTACGGCAGTCGGAAAAGCCCTATCCGTGCTTCAAGAGAATCGTACCAGCCGGCGCACGGTTTTACTGGTGCCGGCAGCGACGTCCCGAAGCAATGATTACTGGCATGCTGGGCAGGCCAGTGTGCTGGCGTCTGGTACAGCAACAGTATTTTGCAACGCTGCCAAATCGAACATCGCGTGCGGCGGCAGTTGCTTCATTGGTATCGATTCGGCCACCAATCGGCATGGCAATTATGCCGGTCTAATTGAGACCCTAACGCCGTATCACGGTTGGCGTCGAGGCATTCTTACGGCACGCGCAGACGGTGCACTGTCCGACGCCGACCAGGCGCTGGTAGTTGCCGACATAGACCCGGTGCATGTGGTAAGTGGCAAGCCGCGACCACAGTTGCTCCCCGAGCCAGTCGTGTTGGTGGCCTACTTACCGATAGTCGAATTGCTCGACAGCGACGTCAATAAGGTAAATCTTCACCGGGTACTGGTGGAGGATGGGCCACCACAAATTGACGGAGCAGCGAATGCGAACGATGTACAGGCAGCGCTTGCCCAAGTCGCCACGGCTTCACACCCACGGAAGCGCGTTGAGTCACTGTGGAAAGCCTTCGACGATTTGAGAAACTCCGCGAGTTCGGATGGCGTAGAGCTGGACAACTTTGCAAAACTTTTCGCCGACGACAAATCTGTGCGCGAGCGCCTGCGAGCCTGGGCACGAGACAGACATCAGCAGCCCCATGCTGCATATGGTCCGCTGAATCTCGAGCCAGCGTGGCTGGATTTCCTAGACGTTGATCTAACCCTGAGAGAGGGGCAGAGCTTTCCCAGCATCGCCGTCCCCCCATGGCACCGGGACGCCGCATCGCATTCTGACGTCGACTGA
- a CDS encoding recombinase family protein produces the protein MSRTFAYARVSTTDQTAANQLREIEAAGFSVDKRRVVTESISGSVSAHQRPGFAELLLKMEEGDVLIVTKLDRLGRNAMDVRATVEALAERGIRIHCLALGGVDLTSAAGRMTMQVLNAVAEFERDLLIERTQSGIARARAEGKSMGRPAALTKQQQNEVRHLLGEGASVAGLAKRYGTSRQTIMRVRDAA, from the coding sequence ATGTCCCGAACTTTCGCCTACGCCCGTGTAAGCACGACTGATCAGACCGCAGCCAACCAACTCCGCGAGATCGAGGCGGCTGGCTTTTCGGTCGATAAGCGCCGCGTCGTTACGGAGAGCATTTCTGGAAGCGTAAGCGCGCACCAGCGTCCGGGGTTTGCCGAGCTACTACTCAAGATGGAGGAAGGCGACGTTCTGATCGTGACGAAACTCGATCGCCTTGGCCGCAACGCGATGGATGTGCGTGCGACCGTCGAGGCGCTGGCAGAGCGGGGCATTCGGATTCACTGCCTCGCGCTCGGGGGAGTCGACCTGACCAGCGCTGCCGGCCGGATGACGATGCAGGTATTGAATGCCGTCGCTGAATTTGAACGCGACCTGTTGATTGAACGCACCCAGTCCGGCATCGCACGGGCAAGAGCGGAAGGGAAATCTATGGGCCGACCAGCTGCGCTAACGAAGCAACAGCAAAACGAAGTACGTCACTTACTCGGCGAAGGTGCGTCCGTGGCCGGGCTTGCTAAACGGTATGGGACAAGCCGTCAGACGATTATGCGCGTACGGGATGCGGCGTAG